From the Anguilla rostrata isolate EN2019 chromosome 12, ASM1855537v3, whole genome shotgun sequence genome, the window AAATCAACTTTCTAAATTAGTGTGAAAAGTTgagatatttgtatttttcaccTACACATAAAAATCTTAAACGCCTATTTCCTTGGAGTAGCATGCATTTAATGTTTCCTGTCACgaggttaaataaatgtacattaaaaaatatataaatgacgACCAGACGACTCTCTGTATCTCTTGAGCTATTTTCCGATGTGAACATGGAGGTGAGGACAGGGTATTTATTCGACTCAACTGCCCACAGTATTGATCCATTAACAGCTTTTGGCATTGACATTCTTTTCGGGTTGGTTCACCTCTTATGTTCAATCATACACAAATGGAACACACAGAGTTGGAGGGACGTCACTGTAACAACCGGATTTACGTAGGCTACAGGTTCTTGGCAAAATAACAGCGCACGCACGTACAGGGTGAATGTACTGATAACGGAGTTCTGTGTTATCGATTCTTTGTTGGGATAGGCAGTAGTGCTATGCTGACCTACTGCAGTGAGTTCACCAAGAGACAAACAGCTCAGGTTCAAGTAcgggaaaaacagaaattggCGCGTCCGACGCCCGCGCGCGTTGACCGCACGCTTCTTTTATACCCAAATTGCGACCTATAAGGCAAATATGTGACAGAACAAAATCGCACATAATCCCTCTCGTTATTTCCCAGTCCAGTCCTGGGCTAAGTATCTCAACACTCAACACTAGAAAATCATTTATGACTAGCTGCCAGCCACCATTACAGTTAGCCACCCCACCTCATCCACTCCTTAAAAAACTGGCAACGACCCCGTTGCAAGTCCGTGACACTGCAATCCCCATCCTCACAAAGTCTCAGCCAGGCTGGCAGTTTTGAGCTGATGGGGTGCACTGGCAGCTCATGGCTGCTCTGGGGGCGGTGACTGCAGGTCAGGAAGCAGGGCCCCCCAAATACGGCGCCAAGCGATCCACATGCACAACCACCTCCCATCGACAAAGCTGCAGGCGGATACTATACACCACGTCAGACAGCTTCTGGAGGATGGTGCAGGGTCCTTCCCAGTCGCTGTCAAGATTTAGCGACCGGCCCTTCCAACGGCGAGGGTTGTACACCCTGACCACGCCCCCTGGCTGGAACACCCtaccagtgcagtgcagtgcaaatCATAGTTGCGCTTCTGGCGCACACCTGCACTGCTCAGGTGCACTCTGGCCAGCTGGTGAAGACGGTCCAGGCCATCCTGTAGCTTGTGGACATACTCAGGGGCTGGCACGACGGACAGGTCAGCATCATGGGGCCTGCCGAACTCCAGGTCAGCTGGTGTCGGCAGCTTCCGCCCGAACAGCAATGCCACTGACGCGCAGTCGTGCTTATGGTCGTGCTGGCGAGGACTGAGCCAACTGGATGGCTAGCCTGAGGCTGAGCCCCTCGACCACCCCATCGCTTTGGGTGGTGCGCGTTTTCTTAGTGCCAAAGAGGCGGCAGACCATGGCAAAGTTAAAGGCACACTGAACCGGGAGAACGTTCCAGCCGCATAAGATGGCGACAATAAATTGTGTTCCCAATAACATTTTAGTGAATTTCTTGCTGGGCATAACTGAAATGTAGTGGAAGATAGATGGAGTAACTTCAATTGAAATATTGTAGCCTTGCAGCATTGTTCAGGAATGCATCACCACTATTGCGCTGGTTCTATAGTTGCATGAAATGCTTACTCGTGGACTAAAGTTTTGTGAGAAACGGCTTCCCTCTTGTTCAAAATGCAAGCATTCTAATATAGCAGGTCTCTTCCCTATGAAAATAAGGCCTAGATCTTTATGAAGTGACGTCATTTTCTAAGACATTAACTGCCAACTGTTACACTGGAAGTGTGTGACTTTGAAAACATGATGTGGTGAAAACATTTGCAAGACATTTGTTGTATCTATTATTTATCTGCATATTTATCAATTGTACCTCACATGACTTGACTGTACAAACTGTATGAGGTTCAAAATCCACTGCTCCACAAAGTAactgtttattgatttttcttcttcttcttcttcttattattattattattattattacaatctttttataataataataataataattattattattattattattgctgctaCTGCATTTGTCTAACAGTATGTTTAGTGTCATTATTACTAACTCAGTTAAACCACAGGGTGGCACTCACTATCCTAGGAAAGGCAACTCTCAAAATTGTAATTCAGGCCTTAAGAGTTGGAGACTGCATGTAAAACTGCAATTTTAGCCTTTCACTTGGATTAAAGTCTTGTCAGATGGCCTCTGATTTAACAGGTAGTTTACACTAATAATATTGAATGTGTAGGGCTAATTAGATCAAGTTCCTCTTCAAAGTCAAGTGTTCATTCTATAATATGCttgaagaaaaaatacaatttcaatgagacatgtgcgcgtgtgtgtgtagtgtatgtctaaatataaaacaatgtcTGATTTTTTAAGGGtagatttataaatattttctcatttgttcaTCTTCTACTGCATTTTTGCAAGATTGTTACTGTTTATTTGAgtcttattttttatgtaaggCAGAGTAGTAGTAAAGGCACATTGCCTAAACTGTTCCAGTGAGTAGCTTTCTGAACAGCTTCAGCATATGCTGATGATTGTATTATATGAGTAACCAATACAGtatcatattttcataattttattgagTGAAAGGGTACACAgagtaaaacaaatatatacaaGATATTCAAATTCTGGCAATCCCTTCAAGTGATTATATTACAATGCCCAGCTTTCAGATGTTACAGTTTGTTGTTAAAATGAGGCATAGCTGTAAGGACGCACACTTATACATCAACACTGAGCTGAATCAAAGTATTTTCCATTACTGTCATCAGCAGATGGCACTATTTCCTACAGTCTGGTGCTGGCAACTGATCGTCTGAAAAGCCGTTTCTTAAGGGAAAGAAGAAGTGCCCTGCACCCAGACATGAGATGCCGCTCGAAGTCACAGAAGTGCTGGTTTCGGATTTTGTGCTGCTGGAGAACCACAAAATGTTCATGGTCAATTGGGCCAATGAAGGCTACAGttccagtttttatttagtTGAAAAAAAATCGAAATAGCCATTGAgtaatgtgtgtttatatataccgtttcatttctctttctctgataAACAATGTGTGACCATTTTATTGTAAGAGACTGAGATCTTGATATCAAGCTTGGCAGGGCTGTGCAGAGACCTTTTTGAGGGGCAGGCGCTCAGAGTAAGAAAAGGGCACCACAAcctaaaaaaaactgttttactacacccagttattgtacagaatgtatttcaaaatgaattaatgacaaTTAATGAcggcaacaataataataccattttttttaaaaaaatctaataaaaggGGCAGTTCAGGCACTTGGGGCAAAAGGGGCAGGTTCTTGGGCACCTGCAGCCACCCCAACTGTGCCTGTCTGAAGCTTAGGATACTAGCACACAGCTGGTGCACAGACTAGCTTACTTCAAAAACGAAACTCTTTGGACTTGAAAAATGCTGGTTGGAAGGTACAGGTTTTATGAACTGCAATTTTGAAATGTAGAAGGGGATCCTggctcatttttgtttaaatgaaatttataCAATAGAAAATGATTGGAACTAGAATATGCAAATCTTGTAATACACAGTAATTTAGGGTTGACATTTTATATCACCTCTTCATTAAAACTCATGCAAACTTATcaaatttctgcatttttgtttaatccTTTTTTGGGAGTACACATTCATTCTAAGCTGCTACGTTTCTCCAGAGAGCGGTACACCTTGCAGCTCATGTAATATTTCAGGGCAAGGCAAAACTTTTTATCCCGAAGGCCATAGATAAGGGGACTCAGGGCCCTTGAGATAATGGTTAAAGCAATGAAAACGAAGAATCTGATGGTCAGGTACAATTGTTGACTTTGCTTCTGAGCAGCAGCCAGTATAAAGGGGGACCACATTTCAGCCATGCACAGAATGAGCTGCAGGCCGTGAAACAGGAGCGTGCGTCGCCCCTTCGACACAGACTGCTTATTCTCTCCAGAGGCAGTCTGAGCTGCCAGCATGATCTTGGTGTAGCAGAACAGCAAGATCACCATAATAATACCAAAGATCACCTCATTTAAGATGACATGCATGGCATTGTGCCACTCAGTCAACAGCAAGATGTGGTACTGGCATGAAGTGGGCTTGGCAAAGTAGCCCGGTGGGGCCATAACAACGAGGATGGCGAGGTCCATCATGACTTTGACCGAGCTGCATGCCCAGACGACAGCGATGGCAGCCATAGTCTTGCCAGTGGTGGAGATGCTGGCATGTCTAAGCGGCATGCAGATGGCCACGTAGCGCTCCAGGCACATAGCAGTGATGGTGTAAGGCGTGTTTCTAATGGTGATCCCTATGAGAACGCAGAACACGATGCAGTAACTGACAGGTATAAGCACGTTGAAGTAGCCAAGCAGCACCACCAGGTCAGTGACCAGCAGGAGTACAGAGTCCACCAGCAGGGTGTGAGCAAACAGGATGTAGCGTGCGGTGCCCCGGAAAGCCTGCTTACTGAAGAAGGTGAAGAGCATGAAGATGTCGATGTAAATAAAGAACCACACCAGCATTTGCACTATGGCCGTCTTCACCCTCAACACCCTGGGGTCGCTATCAATTAGAATCAGGTtcccactgctgctgttctgatCCATGGCTCATACACCTGTAGGAAACAGGAGAGAAGTCCGAAAGGAGCAAATATTAATTGTGACTAACGCAGCACTTCTCACACTGAAATCAGCTCCTCATTGCTGCTGTCTGACTcatggaaatgaaaaatattttatcacataaataatattaatatccaTAATTCTTTCATCCAAAGAATGAAATGTTATTGGCAATTTTCCTGTGAAAGATGTTTCAAAGTAAAGATGTCTATGAATTGTCTATAtaacagaatatatttttacattttattagatCTTAGGTTAAAGATCTTGTATAATTGCGAACTGCAAAGAATTAAGTAATACAAGCTCCCAGTTTATAATAAGCATTTGTCAAACAGCATTCACTTTGTTATAGCTTCTGTTACAGTATGGCATGTTACCAAAAAAGACACGAATCATAGTCAatgtagtaaaaaaataataatttggtatATAAAGCTCTGAAAAAGAAAGTTCACtcctttattttccatttttgaatagtgatttattatcttttaaatgtaaatggaaaattCATGCTGCACCAAAAAGTTTTATGCTCAGATTTCACAGTCATACCTATATTCACAACTACCAAATGGCCTCGATCAGCTCACATGTTCAACTTTATGGGTAAATAATTCAAACTTACTCTCTTATTAGAAGTGCAATATCAGAAAAGTACCAAAATAGTTGATGAAAAACATCCCAAAATTAATATCAATTGATATTAAATGCATTGCTTCCAAATGAACTGCAGCTTCGTCTTATGCCTGCATAACTTTTCAACAGCACATTCATTGGAAATGAGCAAAATGGATTCAAAGAGAAATAAAGGTTGTAATGAACAGCTATAATGCCAGCTAGTTCAAAATGACCTTGAATAATTCTGGACATCAGATCCTCAGCAAAATGACAGATGAGTCGAAAGCTTTTTCTTATATATAGAGGTGGGGCCTGATTCTCTTCCAGAAGGAACTGTTGAATATTACTGTATTGTTTACAAACGTCAACAGGCCCCTTGCGGATGTTTGTTACATGGGACCCAATCAAGAAATCTTGAAGTTGCTCGGCAAATTATACCAATGAGGCATTGTTAAAcgctttctgttttttaaattttatttatttatttatttatttttttgaagagaCAGTTCCTATGGAGCTGCTATGTTCTTCTAAATGCAATAAACAATGTGTCCTTAATTGTGACACTCCAAtgaattttttgtttcttcagaaatgtttgaaaatgtattaaatttatATGTTCTTTTTCGTTATCAAAGCACCGGCCTTGGTCACGAGCACATTTCATGTCAATATCTGGCATCCAATCATGGAATCTTTTTAATTACCCAGCATACAGCTGAGGCCAAGGGAAATCATAGTTTCAGTTATACTTTGCAGATATGTAACCGAGCCCAATTTTTCCATGTCCCAAGTCAAGTCTTCGGATCAAAActcacagaaataaatcaaatccaaGTGAGAGAATATctgcctgcctggctgacatctggACATGGATGGCCAGGCATCACCTGGAGCTCAATCTCAACAAGCCGGAGCTGCTGTTCATTCCTCACAAAACCTCCCTACAgcgactgcctctcactctacAAATACtgtagtagattccaaactatcagctgggcctcccagttttgtttcatcagcaaatttgactaatgtactttctatgtccctgtcaaggtcactgatataaatgaggaagagcagtggtctcaGCACCGATCcatgtgggactccacttccaacagttccctgctcagatgatatccctcctactacgctttgtgttctaccctgtagctaCTTCCGAATCCACTCTAAAATACCTCCTCTAATTCCTACTATCTTCATTTTGCTAACAAGTCTCTCACGTCTTACaatatcaaatgctttttggaaatcaaAGTATATAATATTGGCTTGTCTTAAACTAAAAAGTCTGACCATAGAGGAGGCCTTGTTAATTTGCCAAAATATATCAATACTAACTGCAGTATGATTACTAGTCACAAGTGGCTCAATTACTTCTATGCTCGTGATCATTACTtagcaccagatccagaattgatttccctcttgcAGGCTGACTGACATACTGCGCCAAAAAAGGTTatttataacatctaaaaaaaatttcctcACTTTTTTCTTGTCCTGTCATCAATTACCAAATAATAGCAGGATAATGGAACTCACCCATAATCACCTTCTTGACAAGCCTGTTTTATGTTTCCAAAGAGAATTGAATTCACAGTACTGTCTGAAGTGGGCAGCGGGTAACACACGCCTACCGTAAGGACCTTGTCAGGTTCCCCTATGAACTTAATCCAAATACCCTCACTAGGCATGAACTGGTCAATTTCTGGATTTTCCTGCAcattaaagttttatttcacacaaagtgtcatggttctgtgttcccgTCTGTccttccttgttgggccgccagatggcggtacttctgttttgtgtcctgctccccctgtttgattgtattattgttttcaattgttcaattattgttttttggttatctcgttttcccttccctctctgtggcctgattgttcattgtgccctcctgtgtctcgtcagtgtcgtgtctatttaagttcccttcttccttgactcaggtgctggatccttggttgtttgtttgtgtatgcctCCGATCATGTTCCtgccccatgtgttcctgcccaggttctgttttccacgtgcttttggacttttggattttctgtgtttcctgtaattttgaagtttttctttgtgttgtttgagagttgccctgcgaggctttttgttccctgccttagttcctgttttgtttagtaaagtcttgttcatcccattttggagtttttttttttcccctcactctgcgtttgggtcctaaccccccacgtACCCTGACACAGAGCTACACCCCCACCACTCTTATTGGATCTATCCTCCCTAATTTGTACCCCTCCGTACtatattcatccccatcctcctccccaagccatgtctctgtaatcccaaCTATATTACAGCCCTCACTATTCATAGCAGCCTCAAGttccaaaaatgaatgttttatacttctagcatttaaacaaagacatttcagattattacttcTATACATCCTCTCCCGTTCCCTCACCCCCCGCCATCCCAAGCCACCCTTACTacaattttgctttaaaaagatttaattgaTGCTCACACTATTATAAGAAGCCTTGACAGCTTCCATCCAGGCAGTCTGCACCTCCCTACCCCTTTCACTCTCTAAACTCCCTGGCCCAAGTCCCTAGGTTAAATAATCCGGTGCTACCCAAACTAAGCATATGCTGGCCCAGTGCAGCAGTACCCCTCTGGTTCAGGTGCACACTTCTACAGGTCACCCCTGTCCCAAAAGTAGCCCCAGTGCTCCATAAACTTGTAACCCTCTTTTCTACACCAGGTTTGTTACCATACGTTAAACCTCCAAATACAACTTTTCTTCCCTCTGCTTGCATGTGGTATTGATAGTACTCCAGAAAAAAACTACCATGGAGGTTCTGCTCCTAATCTTTTCTGCTAGCTCCACAAATTTGTCCTGCAGAACCTCAAACCCACCCTTACCAATGTCGTAGGTTCCTACGTGAACCATGACCACTGgatccctccctgctctggccAGTAGCTTGTCCGTACGCTCCAGGATATCTCCTACCTGGGCACCAGGCAGACAACACACCGTATGAGATTCATTTGCATGCGAACAGACTATGCCGTCAGCCCCCCTAATAAATGAGTCCCCCACCATCACAAACTCCCTTTTCTGGGATGACGTGCCCATCTGCCCAGTGGCTCGTTAGTCCTCCCACTCTCAGGGTCAAGAGCCAGATCCAATTTCTGCAAGGTCCGGGAACCGGTTGGACAGAACAGCCTCTGGAGATGTCacccctgtgtgctgtgcacgCCCTTTTCTGCACGTGCGCCCTACTGTCAATCGActgtctctccctgcctgctctgaaTTCTCCTCCATTCCCGGTTGTGGCATGAACACCAATTCCTTAAAGGGCAAGCTACTCAAGTTGCTGGAACTGTACCAATGGCAAACTGTGGAGTCCAGCGAGCTCAAGATCAACAATCTTGTTCTCAAGGTGCTCAACCAGTTGCCAACAGTGGCATCTCTTTCCGATCATCCTGAAACCCTCACACAGATTTGGCCACATTTTTTACCCCCTAACTATCACCCTATGCCTAGAGTCAGTTACTGCCGCCATGGAGGCACCAAgaccacaatttaaaaatgcacggGTGGCTCCGGACAACTAGCAGTAGAAACCggagagaggaaaataaataaataaccgtCCATTTTTAACTGTCTAACGTTAAGCGTTGAATAAATAGCACGAAAAATAACTACCCGATGTGGATTCACTCAGGTTATAATCAACTAAGTTAGGTAGCTTTTCTAAATAGCAATGACTGAAAGAACCCTTGTACTAGGAATTTATATCTCAAAACAAAATCCAACCAAAATTTACCTGGAATCAAATTATAATACTCTACAGATAATATTAGCACGTAACCATGCCGAGACGGAGGCACCAGGATCGCAACTTAGAAACACATGGACGCTCTGGGAGACCAGCAGCAGAAATcggagaggaaaaaataaggCATGTTTAACTATCTAACATTAAGTATTgaataaataagacaaaaaagaacTACCCAGTGCAGAATCACTTGGGATATAACCAACTAACTTTAGAATTTTACTAAATAGCCATGACTAAAGGAACCCCTGGACTaggaaaattttttatttatatctcagAACAAAATACGATGAAAATTTATGCGAAATTAGATTACActacagctaatgttagcacaTGACTACAAGGGCAAACCCAGGGAATGCCTGGGAATCCAGTGAGCTAGCAgccaggggagaggagggtcTTTTGAGCTCAGACCTCTTACAGAGGCAGGTGTTGTCCATAACCAGGGTTGCTTGACTgggtgcttttatttttaaactggagAACAACTGTGGCCGAGTGTGCTGGTATGATGCACCCCCCAGCAGCACCGCTTCCATGCTCCTGACTGTTGATTGTGTACTTCAACGTCATTTAGTTTATTGCACTGATGTGATGCATGGTTCACTGCCTAAAGTATTACACACAATAACTGTCACATGGTGGTGTGATAACCCCCCTGGGAGATGTGGTAGTTCTGGGTGTGCACCGTTGGTTGCCccatggagagggagagagagagagcacacccacaccaacatgaaatcaaataaacgaACTTCTTCACCCTTACGGCCAAAGTAAAAACAGTGAAGTAAAACCACGAACTAAAACAAACGAAGTAAAACTGAGCGGCAGCTTTTCAGCTGCGGTTCACTTTCTCCAATCATGCGCTCcgacaaacaaaactgaaactcGCCCGCTCCTGGTCTCGGCCCCCcaactgtggagaggaacacacctgtaagcacctgggctgattagctaacgcgaCCCAGGTGCgagtgctctctccaccagctggcgcAGCCTGCCTgcaaaatcatgttttaaaatttttttatttaaatcccttggcaaaacaaaaagctgTCCTTCAAAATTTTAGTAGTTCACAAaaggtttatttaaaaagtcTAATGTAAGCTATACATTTGACAGTTCACTGTACTATACAGTTGTACATTTCACTTGACAGTTTACGGTACAAATGAAAACTACAGCATGAATTTTCATGTCACATTCTCTTCACCGCTGAATATAAATAACactaattttcataataattttagttacatattgcactaaaCTATTACACTAATTGGATCTGGGTCagaaactattttaaataattaaagcttTTATACGTCAGtaaaatttcagaaaatgactTACAGTTTTAAAGTACACATTTATATTcaccaacatttattttcaccaaCACTTAACATGTTTCATGGGGATAACTCAGGGATCTTCAGCAGTGCTTGAAATTTCAATGTCATCTAAAGACTTGTTATTTCAAGCG encodes:
- the LOC135236443 gene encoding odorant receptor 131-2-like; protein product: MDQNSSSGNLILIDSDPRVLRVKTAIVQMLVWFFIYIDIFMLFTFFSKQAFRGTARYILFAHTLLVDSVLLLVTDLVVLLGYFNVLIPVSYCIVFCVLIGITIRNTPYTITAMCLERYVAICMPLRHASISTTGKTMAAIAVVWACSSVKVMMDLAILVVMAPPGYFAKPTSCQYHILLLTEWHNAMHVILNEVIFGIIMVILLFCYTKIMLAAQTASGENKQSVSKGRRTLLFHGLQLILCMAEMWSPFILAAAQKQSQQLYLTIRFFVFIALTIISRALSPLIYGLRDKKFCLALKYYMSCKVYRSLEKRSSLE